A genomic stretch from Arachis stenosperma cultivar V10309 chromosome 3, arast.V10309.gnm1.PFL2, whole genome shotgun sequence includes:
- the LOC130965907 gene encoding protein FAR1-RELATED SEQUENCE 6-like: MEFSTSVGGSNNTLTNSTQGDKELSAGEVVIQEQEGSKGDEVSDVIVMSKDELELRHKKFYANYAKKVGFVTKVRNMNFDKIQKESKIPINQSLYCTREGYRESRVKAVTRANRITTTRCKARMYVMLDKEKECWIVSRLELRHSHSCSTKKAVHYHEYRELTIHAKCVITDNNEAGIRPNKTYLALANKDINPNFFYAIDVDDTNKFRSALWVDARCRASYEYYGDVVSLDTNYRINRHGLPFAFFVGVNHHGKSTLLGYALLGSEKILSFEWMFTQWVRCVGTAPSGIITDQRKAMAGAIKKVLPDTVHRWCIWHIMNKSQFKLGGYAKYEELNALMNHIVWNSPSSYSFEAYWAGFIKEFNLGQNRWLAGANKLEDDATNSKGVIQCIGSTDIERQFQQEYTSNMFRVLQLEFGHATELTQYRAAMFFLDGFYNVAQEFVACDEEAAILRAALWDAKSKLADYCASMCSTTFAATHNTIPTQSTCGVIVLDIQGPSRVKTKGRSKSKRLGAELDKSIKKSMQKRKRKSHLDVVDI, encoded by the exons ATGGAATTTTCAACCTCGGTGGGTGGATCAAACAACACATTAACCAATTCAACCCAAGGAGATAAAGAATTGAGTGCGGGTGAAGTTGTTATTCAAGAGCAAGAGGGGTCTAAG GGCGACGAAGTTTCCGATGTCATTGTGATGAGCAAGGATGAGTTGGAATTGAGACACAAG AAATTTTATGCAAATTATGCAAAGAAAGTGGGGTTCGTAACTAAAGTCAGGAACATGAACTTCGACAAGATACAGAAGGAATCAAAGATACCCATTAATCAATCTCTTTACTGCACACGAGAGGGTTATCGGGAATCTCGGGTTAAGGCAGTAACTCGGGCAAATAGAATAACAACCACGAGATGCAAAGCAAGGATGTATGTCATGCTGGACAAGGAAAAGGAATGTTGGATTGTGTCTAGGTTAGAATTAAGGCATTCTCACTCCTGTTCGACTAAGAAAGCTGTCCATTATCATGAGTATAGGGAGTTGACCATACATGCTAAGTGCGTCATTACGGATAACAACGAGGCTGGCATAAGACCCAACAAGACGTATCTAGCACTGGCAAACAAG GACATCAATCCCAACTTCTTTTATGCCATAGATGTTGACGATACTAATAAATTTAGAAGCGCACTCTGGGTAGATGCAAGGTGCAGGGCTTCGTATGAATATTACGGAGATGTGGTGTCGTTAGACACCAATTACAGAATAAACAG GCATGGTCTACCGTTTGCATTCTTTGTCGGTGTAAACCACCATGGGAAGTCTACTCTTCTTGGCTATGCTTTACTTGGGAGTGAGAAAATCCTTAGTTTTGAGTGGATGTTCACACAGTGGGTGAGATGCGTCGGGACTGCGCCAAGTGGGATCATCACTGATCAGCGCAAGGCCATGGCTGGTGCTATTAAGAAGGTCCTACCCGATACTGTCCACCGATGGTGCATCTGGCACATAATGAATAAATCACAATTCAAGCTCGGGGGCTATGCTAAGTACGAAGAATTAAATGCTCTGATGAATCACATTGTGTGGAATTCTCCTTCGTCTTACTCGTTTGAAGCTTATTGGGCTGGTTTCATCAAAGAATTTAACCTAGGCCAGAACAGATGGTTAGCAG GAGCAAATAAGCTGGAAGATGATGCTACGAACTCGAAAGGAGTCATCCAATGTATAGGGAGCACAGACATTGAGAGACAGTTTCAGCAGGAATACACTAGTAATATGTTCAGGGTCCTTCAGCTGGAG TTTGGTCATGCTACAGAGTTGACACAGTACCGAGCTGCTATGTTTTTCCTCGATGGA TTCTATAACGTTGCTCAAGAGTTTGTTGCTTGTGATGAGGAAGCAGCCATCTTGCGAGCTGCCCTTTGGGACGCAAAGTCCAAGTTGGCTGATTATTGTGCCAGCATGTGTTCCACTACTTTTGCTGCAACTCATAATACCATCCCCACACAGAGCACATGTGGTGTTATTGTACTTGACATACAGGGGCCCTCAAGAGTTAAGACTAAAGGACGGTCGAAGAGTAAGAGACTTGGAGCAGAGTTGGACAAGTCAATTAAGAAGTCGATGcaaaaaaggaagagaaaatCGCATTTG GATGTTGTAGACATTTAG